In the Geoalkalibacter sp. genome, one interval contains:
- a CDS encoding HK97-fold major capsid protein, whose translation MKTNQLKIHSQEYMETMARLMSEALESPEGMRALAAAIAAPIEQEIKRTEISSLLLTKHTLPKGERPVYQKKPTVKAHWISKDGDAQEQEVGKDEVEFPTNRIHSNPMVDVSVLKNGNIGTLMDIQTSAADAIRKEMDRRTISVLSSAIPASNTIEVTGDLLTEDALNEAISIIEDLELSVKYIVMRGRRFNDMRGWNLDPQTKLELRQKGVIKNYGTGGILLTASMPLDEIIIVPDEEVGKMPVRENLKTESIDQKTRFKTGWLVWSEIGQGITRPDIMAKVKLVP comes from the coding sequence ATGAAAACCAATCAGTTGAAGATCCATTCCCAGGAATACATGGAAACCATGGCGCGGCTCATGAGCGAGGCTCTCGAGTCGCCCGAAGGCATGCGGGCGCTTGCCGCCGCCATCGCCGCGCCCATCGAACAAGAGATCAAGCGCACGGAGATCTCCTCACTGCTGCTCACCAAGCACACGTTGCCCAAGGGCGAACGTCCGGTCTACCAGAAGAAACCGACCGTGAAGGCCCACTGGATCAGCAAGGACGGCGACGCCCAGGAGCAGGAGGTGGGCAAGGACGAGGTCGAGTTCCCCACCAACCGCATCCACTCCAACCCGATGGTGGACGTTTCCGTCCTCAAAAACGGCAACATCGGCACGCTGATGGACATTCAGACCAGCGCCGCCGACGCCATCCGCAAGGAGATGGACCGCCGCACCATCTCGGTGCTCTCCTCGGCCATCCCGGCGTCCAACACCATCGAGGTCACCGGCGACCTGCTCACCGAGGATGCACTGAACGAGGCCATCTCGATCATCGAGGATCTGGAGCTGTCGGTGAAGTACATCGTCATGCGCGGCCGCCGTTTCAACGACATGCGCGGCTGGAACCTCGATCCCCAGACCAAGCTCGAGCTGCGTCAGAAGGGTGTCATCAAGAACTACGGCACCGGCGGCATTCTGCTGACCGCCTCCATGCCGTTGGACGAGATCATCATCGTCCCGGATGAAGAGGTCGGAAAGATGCCGGTGCGCGAAAACCTGAAGACGGAGTCCATCGATCAGAAGACCCGCTTCAAGACCGGCTGGCTGGTGTGGTCCGAGATCGGTCAGGGCATTACTCGCCCCGACATCATGGCCAAGGTCAAACTGGTTCCGTAA
- a CDS encoding DNA adenine methylase: MELFATDLERLAFLLEADAALTLDPDALGTEAAEQSAPEELPPEKRPKYITNYIGSKQKLVDWIWKHTPEGVGTVLDAFSGSAVVAYMYKTKGLQVIANDRLRYCHHAAKAIIENNSVRLSEDEIEALLADNAKAGSFVQDNFKGIFFAKGVHALIDTIRANCDKLSGFKKDIALFGLGKTCMSGKGGFGHFSSSTDYGRRQDTPDEFKDRLRKNLQRINALVFDNDKKNKAYRQDINDLLSKAKADLAYFDPPYATEFSTTNYERAYHFVEGLMTYWEGLEIKADTKVKYYETDHKTVTKANASEFFQTFLGNAKHIPHWLISYRDHAYPNEQEMKRIIGSFGKQSRMKSKDHHYAITSKHGEASNAKERLFVCAPGAKTSAEREEKPVPMAAAANFHTSIPVDIRLGDSERLATEAMDVGSAGDPQFSFVLCRTGTNKNGDHFTAEELSGRHMTAVNKKVDLQHSQEFNDIVGGIVAADYLEDDNGGRVECVGELYVHDTPAARLAYKLMKRGIISQVSMECDYQEGECSVCHKRFQNKADYCTHLRKFKGRDVGGQPVFEILHGVTFTGLGLLDRKGADENARILQVASLQSQPDQSQPEGDSTMEDKTKPTDEPAVEAAKKKPAQQEGDPARVSDLEKENRQLKAQVAELQKRVQELEAEQKAAACRSRAKKLLTRLEKQGLSFASDEDRDAELKRLAELSDEAFAATEAAYERLPKSAKADKDKEEKPADSDQGGKPAAKASTETPLRSDAGVRPHDVDDRKVSLEDRLRDGFMAAYRNRVGEDSPEHSQINA; encoded by the coding sequence ATGGAACTGTTCGCCACAGACCTGGAAAGGCTGGCGTTTCTACTGGAGGCCGATGCGGCGCTGACTCTCGATCCCGATGCGCTCGGGACCGAGGCCGCCGAACAGTCCGCTCCTGAAGAGCTCCCTCCCGAGAAGCGCCCCAAGTACATCACCAACTACATCGGCAGTAAGCAGAAGCTCGTCGACTGGATCTGGAAGCATACCCCGGAAGGCGTTGGCACCGTGCTCGACGCCTTTTCGGGGTCTGCGGTCGTGGCCTACATGTACAAGACCAAGGGCCTCCAGGTCATCGCCAACGACCGGCTCCGCTACTGCCACCACGCCGCCAAGGCGATCATCGAGAACAACTCGGTTCGCCTGAGCGAGGACGAGATCGAGGCGCTCCTGGCCGACAACGCCAAGGCGGGCAGCTTCGTTCAGGACAACTTCAAGGGCATTTTCTTCGCCAAGGGCGTCCATGCGCTGATCGACACCATCCGCGCCAACTGCGACAAGCTCTCCGGCTTCAAGAAAGACATCGCCCTGTTCGGCCTCGGCAAGACCTGCATGAGCGGCAAGGGCGGCTTCGGCCACTTCTCGTCGTCCACCGATTATGGCCGTCGCCAGGACACTCCCGACGAGTTCAAGGATCGCCTGCGCAAGAACCTGCAGCGCATCAACGCCCTGGTCTTCGACAACGACAAGAAGAACAAGGCATACCGGCAGGACATCAACGACCTGCTGTCGAAAGCCAAGGCGGATCTGGCCTACTTCGATCCGCCCTACGCCACCGAGTTCTCGACCACCAACTACGAGCGGGCCTACCATTTCGTGGAGGGGCTCATGACCTATTGGGAAGGGCTCGAAATCAAGGCCGACACCAAGGTCAAGTACTACGAGACCGACCACAAGACCGTCACCAAGGCCAACGCCAGCGAGTTCTTCCAGACCTTTCTCGGCAATGCCAAGCACATTCCGCACTGGCTGATTTCCTACCGCGATCACGCCTATCCCAACGAGCAGGAGATGAAGCGGATCATCGGCTCCTTCGGCAAGCAGAGCCGGATGAAGTCCAAAGATCACCACTACGCCATCACCTCCAAGCACGGCGAGGCTTCCAACGCCAAGGAGCGCCTGTTCGTCTGCGCTCCCGGGGCCAAGACCAGTGCCGAGCGGGAGGAAAAACCCGTTCCGATGGCCGCCGCCGCGAACTTCCACACCAGCATCCCCGTGGATATTCGGCTGGGCGATAGTGAACGCCTCGCGACCGAGGCCATGGATGTCGGCTCGGCGGGCGACCCCCAGTTCAGCTTCGTGCTCTGCCGCACCGGGACCAACAAGAACGGCGACCACTTCACCGCCGAGGAGTTGTCCGGTCGGCATATGACGGCCGTGAACAAGAAGGTCGATCTGCAGCATTCGCAGGAGTTCAACGACATCGTCGGCGGCATCGTCGCCGCCGACTACCTGGAGGACGACAACGGCGGCCGCGTGGAATGCGTGGGCGAGCTGTACGTTCACGACACCCCGGCCGCCCGGCTGGCCTACAAGCTGATGAAGCGCGGGATCATCTCCCAGGTCTCCATGGAGTGCGACTACCAGGAGGGCGAATGCTCGGTCTGCCACAAGCGCTTCCAGAACAAGGCCGACTACTGCACACACCTGCGCAAATTCAAGGGCCGTGATGTGGGCGGCCAACCCGTTTTCGAGATTCTGCACGGCGTCACTTTCACCGGACTGGGACTGCTCGACCGCAAAGGCGCGGACGAGAACGCCAGGATTCTGCAGGTGGCGTCCCTTCAGAGCCAGCCCGACCAATCCCAACCCGAAGGAGATTCCACGATGGAAGACAAAACCAAACCTACCGATGAACCGGCCGTCGAAGCGGCCAAGAAGAAACCGGCCCAGCAGGAAGGCGATCCTGCCCGCGTTTCCGACCTGGAAAAGGAAAACCGGCAGCTCAAGGCCCAGGTGGCCGAGCTGCAGAAACGCGTCCAGGAACTGGAAGCCGAACAAAAGGCGGCCGCTTGCCGCTCCCGCGCCAAGAAACTGCTCACCCGGCTGGAAAAGCAGGGGCTCTCCTTTGCGTCCGATGAGGACCGGGATGCCGAGCTGAAACGCCTGGCCGAACTGTCCGACGAAGCCTTCGCCGCCACCGAGGCCGCTTACGAGCGCCTGCCCAAATCGGCAAAGGCGGACAAGGACAAGGAAGAGAAACCCGCCGACAGCGACCAGGGCGGCAAGCCCGCCGCCAAGGCATCGACGGAAACTCCGCTACGCAGCGACGCCGGTGTTCGGCCCCACGATGTGGACGACCGCAAGGTGTCGCTCGAGGACCGTCTGCGCGACGGGTTCATGGCCGCTTACCGCAACCGTGTCGGCGAGGACTCTCCCGAACACTCGCAAATCAACGCATAA
- a CDS encoding phage head morphogenesis protein: MPSDLKQRIQAATLKSLTARNRYNDQVTAQLTQALKQAEDEVARAILQYRSLGSLPDNKLAALKGLEKLQLELDDTMKRLKREQTLVFRKTTKDSFKLGIQQGIGELADAALPFYVDLKPEGIDKLATKVFTIVDTNALDFMAQYNLTLAGDVHRELSDGIKRVIMQAIVEGKGTDDIVRDLGKVVLYKDSFKQAGTKVFSKAQYRMEMIARTEVLRAHNMGRLKFHQHVGVKRLEWMTMGDERTCPVCGPLNGKIFPAEKFPQQPAHPFCRCTNLPDMNSFEFEKIENL, translated from the coding sequence ATGCCGTCGGACCTCAAGCAGCGCATCCAAGCGGCCACACTGAAGAGTCTGACGGCCCGCAACCGCTACAACGACCAGGTCACGGCCCAGCTCACCCAGGCGCTGAAACAGGCCGAAGACGAGGTCGCCCGCGCCATCCTCCAGTACCGCTCCCTCGGCTCCCTGCCGGACAACAAGCTCGCCGCGCTCAAGGGGCTGGAAAAGCTCCAGCTCGAACTCGACGACACCATGAAACGGCTCAAGCGGGAGCAGACCCTGGTCTTTCGCAAGACGACCAAGGACTCCTTCAAGCTCGGCATCCAGCAGGGAATCGGAGAGCTCGCCGACGCGGCGCTTCCGTTCTACGTCGACCTCAAGCCAGAAGGCATCGACAAGCTGGCCACCAAGGTGTTCACCATCGTCGACACCAACGCCCTCGACTTCATGGCTCAGTACAACCTCACACTCGCCGGTGACGTTCACCGCGAACTCTCAGACGGTATCAAGCGGGTCATCATGCAGGCCATCGTCGAGGGAAAAGGAACCGACGACATCGTCCGGGATCTTGGAAAGGTGGTGTTATACAAGGACTCGTTCAAACAGGCAGGGACAAAAGTGTTCAGTAAGGCCCAGTACCGCATGGAGATGATCGCCCGGACAGAGGTGCTCCGGGCGCATAATATGGGGCGTCTAAAATTTCATCAGCACGTGGGAGTCAAACGGCTTGAATGGATGACAATGGGCGACGAACGAACCTGTCCCGTGTGTGGCCCCCTTAACGGAAAAATATTTCCGGCGGAAAAGTTTCCGCAGCAGCCAGCGCATCCATTTTGCCGATGTACAAACTTGCCCGACATGAACTCTTTCGAATTCGAAAAAATCGAGAATCTATGA
- a CDS encoding phage tail sheath C-terminal domain-containing protein, producing MPTYLSPGIYTRETDFSFYVKQISTSSAAMVGVAEKGLINKPVLVTSWEQFINRFGSYINESYLAYAARAFFDNGGSVLYVTRIAHLTDSTDRDTLTALKSSIVLQNREATPADALRIEAVNEGVWGDRLSVSIEDGSLDPANHFNLVVRHKGDVVEVFKDLSMDETLPNHVELAINDRSDFILVQDLAAAMGTPGDRPALGVFTLSGGDNGLTDLADADFIGDPSQHTGLYGFDEVDALNLLMVPGVTTVPVINAGIAYAEGRKDLLFIADTPMYLEPLEAVDFRKGQGMYSHAAFNSSYAALYYPWLEISDPVNSRKKLVPPCGAVAGCIARSDQKTNVWNAPAGIDRGRIFNTLSLAYKTSRGERDVLYPEGINVIAVFPDTGINIWGQKTLQSQPSAVDRINVRRLMMYMEEAISESSRFVVFEPNHPQTWRALGRLINPFLQDIKDKGGLYDFAFQCDEETNTPAVIDRNEMVARVFVKPTKTAEFIELNFILTSTGADFKEII from the coding sequence ATGCCGACCTATCTATCGCCCGGGATTTACACCCGGGAAACGGACTTCAGTTTCTATGTGAAGCAGATCTCGACCTCGTCGGCCGCCATGGTCGGGGTGGCCGAGAAAGGCCTGATCAACAAGCCCGTGCTGGTGACGAGCTGGGAACAGTTCATCAACCGTTTCGGCTCTTATATCAACGAGAGCTATCTGGCCTACGCCGCCCGGGCATTTTTCGACAACGGCGGCTCGGTCCTCTATGTCACCCGCATCGCCCATCTCACCGACTCCACCGACCGGGACACCCTGACGGCGCTCAAATCTTCCATCGTGCTGCAGAACCGGGAGGCGACGCCCGCCGACGCCCTGCGGATCGAGGCCGTGAACGAAGGCGTCTGGGGGGACCGGCTCTCCGTCTCCATTGAGGACGGCTCCCTCGACCCGGCCAACCATTTCAACCTGGTGGTCCGGCATAAAGGCGATGTGGTCGAGGTGTTCAAGGATCTGAGCATGGACGAGACGCTGCCCAACCATGTGGAGCTGGCGATCAACGACCGTTCGGATTTCATCCTGGTCCAGGATCTGGCCGCAGCAATGGGGACTCCCGGCGACCGTCCGGCATTGGGCGTGTTCACGCTCAGCGGCGGCGACAACGGGTTGACCGATCTGGCCGATGCCGATTTCATCGGCGATCCCTCGCAGCATACCGGCCTCTATGGCTTTGACGAGGTCGACGCCCTGAACCTGCTGATGGTTCCCGGCGTCACCACGGTTCCGGTGATCAACGCCGGAATCGCCTATGCCGAAGGGCGCAAGGATCTGCTGTTCATCGCCGACACGCCCATGTATCTGGAGCCGCTCGAAGCGGTCGACTTCCGCAAGGGACAAGGGATGTACAGCCACGCGGCCTTCAACTCCTCCTACGCGGCGCTCTACTACCCCTGGCTGGAGATCAGCGATCCGGTCAACTCGCGCAAGAAGCTGGTGCCGCCCTGCGGCGCGGTGGCGGGCTGCATCGCCCGCAGCGACCAGAAGACCAACGTCTGGAACGCGCCCGCCGGTATCGACCGGGGCCGCATCTTCAACACGCTCTCCCTGGCCTACAAGACCAGCCGTGGCGAGCGCGATGTGCTCTATCCGGAAGGGATCAATGTCATCGCCGTGTTCCCCGACACCGGCATCAACATCTGGGGCCAGAAAACGCTGCAGAGCCAGCCCTCGGCCGTGGACCGCATCAACGTGCGCCGTCTGATGATGTACATGGAGGAAGCCATCTCGGAATCCTCCCGCTTCGTGGTGTTCGAGCCGAACCATCCCCAGACCTGGCGTGCCCTCGGCCGCCTGATCAACCCCTTCCTGCAGGACATCAAGGACAAGGGCGGCCTCTACGACTTCGCCTTCCAGTGCGACGAGGAGACCAATACCCCGGCGGTCATCGACCGCAACGAAATGGTGGCCCGCGTGTTCGTCAAGCCGACCAAGACGGCGGAGTTCATCGAGCTGAACTTCATCCTGACCAGCACCGGCGCGGACTTCAAAGAAATCATCTAA
- a CDS encoding GTPase, which yields MATEKFELYQWTTIGNNLLFRSRQCLATAPSEKMQMLAGRVPAEILSSDKSVNLVFAGQYSAGKSSIMKVLTGREDIAIGAGITTEKTHTYDWGGITVVDTPGVHTQLRPDHDEITYRAIAGADLLVFVVTNELFDSHLAKHFRNLAIERDKAHEMMLVVNKMRRCAKGNSQEAQNVIREDLRKVLAPFTPEDLRTTFIDAEAALESKTETDGEIAKILLKKSGVDGFTQELNRFVREKGLSSRYTTALYSLEQILQEALASESTGDKDIDALEELLLQRRRALLDTQDRIPRAVEGEIQNASSQIRQEGRKVADMINGSADQKAVDQELQAAQDRVQNLAEQLEKSIQVVIGKHMKALDDRVGDIANSELAKELLPRLVHRIEQASISPEAMKNLKKASDISSKLGEFLVRNSFTPKTGTLGGLFKLNQYSGTATHGAVKAVGKFFGKSFKPWEAVKWTRTVANVGRVFAVAGTVLTFVLQIKEDADAAQLEVDLRESRSAVRSGFNDAAHVIEMHFDKATQSFVSSAISSEIENVDSQLDELRNLQQTRSDLFQNLLGLLEETRELIKSIHSTESESVS from the coding sequence ATGGCCACCGAAAAATTCGAACTATATCAATGGACAACCATCGGTAATAATTTGCTTTTTCGCTCAAGGCAGTGTTTGGCGACCGCCCCTAGTGAAAAAATGCAGATGCTTGCCGGAAGGGTTCCTGCGGAAATTTTGTCGTCTGACAAGAGCGTGAATCTTGTTTTTGCTGGTCAATACAGTGCAGGGAAGTCCAGCATTATGAAAGTCCTGACTGGGCGCGAGGACATTGCAATTGGCGCAGGTATTACGACCGAAAAAACTCATACCTACGATTGGGGCGGAATCACTGTTGTAGACACACCCGGCGTCCATACGCAACTAAGGCCCGATCATGATGAAATTACATACAGAGCAATTGCAGGTGCCGACCTCCTTGTCTTTGTTGTAACAAATGAGCTGTTTGATTCTCACCTCGCAAAACATTTTCGCAACCTTGCCATAGAACGTGACAAGGCACATGAAATGATGCTTGTAGTCAACAAAATGAGAAGGTGCGCCAAAGGCAACAGCCAGGAAGCACAGAATGTTATTCGTGAGGATCTTCGCAAGGTCCTCGCCCCTTTCACCCCCGAAGACCTTCGCACTACCTTTATCGATGCCGAAGCTGCGCTCGAAAGCAAAACAGAGACAGATGGCGAAATAGCAAAAATTCTGTTGAAGAAAAGCGGCGTCGACGGATTCACACAAGAGCTAAACAGGTTCGTTAGAGAAAAAGGGTTGTCTTCTCGATACACAACGGCGCTTTATAGCCTTGAACAGATTCTCCAAGAAGCACTTGCCAGTGAATCCACGGGTGATAAGGACATTGATGCACTCGAAGAGCTTTTGTTGCAGCGTCGCCGAGCACTCTTGGATACACAGGATCGTATACCACGGGCGGTGGAAGGAGAAATTCAAAACGCGAGTTCTCAAATCCGGCAGGAAGGACGAAAAGTCGCGGACATGATCAATGGTTCTGCCGATCAGAAGGCTGTTGATCAGGAGCTGCAAGCCGCCCAGGATCGCGTTCAAAACCTTGCTGAGCAGCTTGAAAAATCTATTCAGGTTGTCATTGGCAAGCACATGAAAGCATTAGATGACCGCGTTGGTGATATTGCCAACAGTGAGCTTGCGAAAGAGTTGCTTCCGCGCCTCGTTCATCGAATTGAGCAGGCATCTATTTCGCCTGAAGCAATGAAAAACCTCAAGAAAGCATCGGATATATCTTCCAAGCTGGGTGAATTTCTGGTCAGGAACTCTTTTACGCCAAAAACTGGAACCCTCGGAGGCCTTTTCAAACTCAACCAATATTCCGGTACGGCAACCCACGGGGCAGTGAAAGCTGTTGGTAAATTTTTCGGGAAGTCCTTCAAGCCATGGGAAGCGGTCAAATGGACGCGTACTGTGGCAAATGTTGGACGGGTTTTCGCAGTGGCGGGAACGGTTCTTACATTTGTATTGCAAATCAAAGAAGACGCAGATGCGGCTCAACTCGAAGTTGATCTTAGAGAAAGTCGTTCGGCGGTGAGGTCCGGATTTAACGATGCCGCGCATGTAATTGAAATGCACTTTGATAAGGCAACACAATCATTTGTCTCAAGTGCCATTTCTTCCGAGATAGAAAATGTTGATTCACAGTTGGATGAACTCCGTAATTTGCAGCAAACCCGGAGTGACCTGTTTCAAAATCTTCTAGGACTGCTGGAAGAGACCAGGGAGCTTATCAAAAGCATTCACTCAACTGAGAGCGAATCAGTTTCATAG
- a CDS encoding GTPase — MFQYDVDSGTELEDALKSCRKAARHGYAIAKENLQETAKAIKGVSDSLSKCLMSLENGSVRTPGIVNQLKSQLSGVVTELEGLQKTSDLALEERRKSLDSFSITLFGRTMAGKSTLMEILTRGDGESIGTGSQRTTRDVRGYQWNGLEVTDVPGVAAFEGAEDEELAFKAAAQADLVLFLITDDAPQPVEAECLAQVRRLGKPVLGICNVKAAVDDEDDLLLFLRAPHRPFDRTRIDQLLQQFHLLADQHIPGKRIPFVVTHLRSRFLAYQPGLEKHRGKLLKASRFDGVESRIVNEVVGRGTFLRVKSFVDGSVTPMMDLTDLLLEFSAQNSSSGRVLIDKRRQFRDWAQEFRTSGQERINTLISKAMDSLRDEVPSFAEDHYEDRSAGESWKRLVESNGVIRKVEKLQKELLDECKKALSEVARELKSELSLVASLSSDRHIKMDSIFNVKRAWNWGTNILAGGLGIAALVLGSGPLGWAAAAVGAVGWLISLFFDDREEKARRAREKLSRRLVDNINKMERDLRKNLGDWFHQELLGKQIYVLLDDLGAVTSGLFELADAQRTLAWTLNDRQKDLGRTLAREALSQLGAVGLLDSIMDVARVPGLATMFLIKPNVTFPGQIRSELEKLLGEQIWFVIDTKNTFSILSQAIGRNCEKNKISIEEKIRVAHVPLDDLDAVTKARVRLAQQLTGFHVMR, encoded by the coding sequence ATGTTTCAATACGATGTTGATTCAGGCACAGAGCTTGAGGATGCGCTCAAGAGTTGTCGTAAAGCAGCCCGCCATGGATACGCTATTGCCAAAGAAAATCTTCAGGAAACCGCCAAAGCCATTAAGGGTGTTTCTGACTCGCTATCCAAATGCTTGATGTCGCTCGAGAATGGATCGGTGCGCACTCCTGGAATTGTAAACCAGCTCAAGTCACAACTATCCGGTGTAGTTACTGAGCTCGAAGGTTTACAGAAAACGTCCGATTTGGCCCTGGAAGAACGCCGTAAGAGCCTGGACAGTTTTTCCATTACCCTTTTCGGTCGCACCATGGCTGGGAAGTCAACACTGATGGAAATTCTCACGCGTGGAGACGGAGAATCAATCGGTACCGGATCACAAAGAACCACGCGTGACGTCCGAGGTTATCAGTGGAACGGGCTTGAAGTAACAGATGTGCCGGGTGTCGCTGCGTTTGAGGGCGCAGAAGATGAGGAGCTTGCATTTAAAGCTGCCGCCCAAGCCGATCTGGTTCTTTTTCTGATTACAGATGATGCCCCTCAGCCGGTTGAAGCGGAATGCTTGGCGCAAGTGCGCCGCTTGGGAAAACCTGTTCTGGGAATATGCAACGTCAAGGCTGCCGTTGACGATGAAGATGACCTACTACTATTTCTAAGAGCCCCACACCGCCCCTTTGATCGAACGCGCATAGATCAACTGCTTCAACAATTTCATCTCCTTGCCGACCAGCACATACCTGGAAAGCGGATACCTTTCGTGGTGACCCATCTTCGCTCACGTTTTCTCGCATATCAGCCTGGGCTTGAAAAGCATCGAGGTAAACTACTCAAGGCAAGCCGTTTCGATGGTGTTGAATCCCGTATCGTTAACGAAGTCGTTGGTCGAGGTACTTTTTTACGAGTGAAAAGTTTCGTCGACGGATCTGTTACCCCCATGATGGATCTTACCGACCTGCTATTAGAATTTAGTGCTCAAAATTCCAGCAGCGGACGGGTTCTAATAGATAAAAGACGACAGTTCCGAGATTGGGCACAAGAGTTTAGAACCTCTGGTCAAGAGCGGATCAATACTTTGATTTCAAAAGCTATGGATTCACTCCGCGATGAAGTCCCCTCTTTCGCTGAAGACCATTATGAGGACCGGTCCGCTGGAGAAAGCTGGAAACGGCTTGTTGAATCCAACGGTGTGATCCGTAAGGTCGAAAAACTTCAAAAAGAACTTCTCGATGAATGCAAAAAAGCCCTTAGTGAAGTCGCTCGGGAATTGAAGTCTGAGCTTTCGCTTGTTGCAAGTCTTTCCAGTGACCGCCACATCAAGATGGATAGTATCTTTAATGTGAAACGTGCATGGAATTGGGGAACCAATATCCTTGCTGGCGGACTTGGAATTGCCGCCCTGGTCCTTGGTAGTGGACCGCTAGGTTGGGCGGCGGCAGCGGTTGGTGCTGTGGGATGGCTTATCTCTTTGTTTTTCGATGATCGAGAGGAAAAAGCCCGAAGAGCAAGAGAAAAATTAAGCAGGCGGCTCGTCGACAATATCAATAAAATGGAACGCGACCTTAGAAAGAACTTGGGTGACTGGTTCCATCAAGAGCTCTTGGGCAAGCAGATATACGTTCTCTTGGACGATTTAGGGGCGGTTACATCAGGATTGTTTGAGCTTGCCGATGCTCAACGCACACTGGCTTGGACGTTAAATGACAGACAAAAAGATCTTGGGCGTACTCTTGCGAGGGAAGCATTGAGCCAGCTGGGTGCAGTAGGTCTGCTTGACTCGATAATGGATGTAGCCAGGGTTCCGGGTCTTGCCACAATGTTTTTGATCAAACCCAATGTTACATTTCCTGGTCAAATTCGCAGCGAACTTGAAAAGCTACTGGGTGAGCAAATCTGGTTCGTTATCGATACGAAAAACACATTTTCGATTCTTTCACAGGCCATTGGGCGGAATTGTGAAAAAAACAAAATCAGCATCGAAGAAAAAATACGTGTTGCGCATGTCCCCCTTGATGACCTTGATGCGGTAACTAAAGCGCGAGTAAGGCTTGCCCAGCAACTTACAGGCTTCCATGTAATGAGATAA
- a CDS encoding helix-turn-helix domain-containing protein: protein MVTDMESQDKWLTIEELSGYLKMSRSKLYQMAQKGELPGSKIGTQWRFDRDEIDDWVKSHKFSTSRNKDGIQ from the coding sequence ATGGTGACTGACATGGAATCACAAGACAAATGGCTAACCATCGAGGAGCTTTCCGGCTATCTGAAGATGAGCCGCAGCAAGCTCTATCAGATGGCGCAGAAAGGCGAGCTGCCCGGTTCCAAGATCGGAACCCAATGGCGATTCGACCGAGACGAGATCGATGACTGGGTGAAAAGTCACAAGTTTTCTACTTCGAGAAATAAGGATGGCATCCAATAA